The following coding sequences lie in one Flavobacterium sediminis genomic window:
- a CDS encoding DUF1543 domain-containing protein, producing MLGCTPKGRITEQHDIFFGIGTTLQDLIPDMYTFWPEAEQQIHIDAWQKVTQVEDFSIKVIPKAQAKEKTYQLFFINLGGYQPGQFEEFHHKLLIVATSKSEAIKKAKQTHFYQNFSFKGAVSHIDDQYGVAIDEIYDIEEILSDKFKKEYTLNIIPGNQPPDEVHIGYLKMNKINF from the coding sequence ATGCTAGGGTGTACCCCAAAAGGGCGTATAACGGAACAGCATGATATTTTTTTCGGAATAGGTACAACACTACAAGATCTTATTCCTGATATGTATACTTTTTGGCCTGAAGCCGAACAGCAGATTCACATTGATGCCTGGCAAAAGGTGACTCAGGTAGAAGATTTTTCTATTAAAGTTATACCGAAAGCACAAGCTAAAGAAAAGACCTATCAACTTTTCTTTATTAATTTAGGAGGATATCAACCGGGGCAATTTGAAGAATTTCACCACAAACTTCTCATAGTTGCTACATCAAAAAGTGAAGCCATTAAAAAAGCAAAACAAACTCATTTTTATCAAAATTTCAGTTTTAAAGGCGCTGTGTCTCATATAGATGATCAATATGGTGTTGCTATTGATGAAATTTATGACATTGAAGAAATTCTTTCTGATAAATTTAAAAAAGAATATACTTTAAATATTATACCCGGTAATCAACCTCCTGACGAAGTGCATATCGGTTACTTAAAAATGAATAAAATCAATTTTTAA